GGCTAGTTTGCTGATACGATTCTCCCTGTAAAGCCACGAGATAAGCAGCAAACCAAGGGCTACGTCCACgagaaatgacacaaaaatgtttgcttttctgCAGAGGAGTGAGAAAGAGGAAGTAAGTGTGTTATGCTGAATATCACTCGCAAAAAAGGCATTCAATTTGattgcacatttatttacattgctTTGCACAATACaaatccattccattccattttctaccgcttatccgaactacctcgggtcacggggagcctgtgcctatctcagaagtcatcgggcatcaaggcaggatacaccctggatggagtgccaacccatcgcagggcacacacactcactcattcactcacgcactcacaccctacggacaatttttccagagatgccaatcaacctaccatgcatgtctttggaccaggggaggaaaccggaatacccggaggaaacccccgaggcacggggagaacatgcaaactccacacacaagtcggaagcgggaatcgaacccccaaccctggaggtgtgaggcgaacgtgctaaccactaagccaccgtgcccccacACTACAAATCATTTTAGATATTCGGATCACAAGAGTACTATACCTCATGAAATCTGTGTGTGTCGCAGCTCTTTTCGTAGAGAAAGCGGTCTCAAAATTAAGCGCCCTGTGTCCTGACTGAACACACGTTGACATCTTGCTTGAGATGAACAGCACTGGCCGTACATTTAAAATCCTGCAAGCGACCAAAAGGTTTGAATCTTACTTTAGTTCTCGGTAGAATACAATTTCATCACATAGATTTACTTACCTAAAGCTCCAGAAGTAGTGCCACAGTGAAAGTAACCAGGTTAGAAAGAAACAAACTGGTACCGATACTTGTTTAAGAAGTTCTGCAATAATACTAGCCTCCCGGCCTTCAGACTGCCAGTGGGTGAGCTTGAGCGGCCCATCGTCATATTTGTCTTGTGAAAATAGAAGCTGACTCTGTGCTACCGTCTGAAAGACCAGACGCAGCTCTGACGGTCCAGAATCAGACTTGGCCTCCTCTAGAGGGTGAATCTGGGACAACATAACCTTTCTCTGATCATAATGGATGAGGGTGATCTGATCTTTCTCACTGCTCCCATCTCCATTCTTTTTCTCCGAGTCCTGTACAACTTTTCCGTTGTTTTGGACCACGTGACAAGTAAAGCCTGTTTTGCCAATCTCACGACTCAACTGCAGCCAACACTTCTGGGGAAAGATGGTACTCAGGTCGTTTAGAAAGCTGTCCATTCCTTCTTGACCGTCTTTGGGCATACTCCAGGAGCCCAGGACAATTAGTTCAACTTGTGTCTGGCTCTGTAGCTCATTTAAGTATTTCTTCACCTGACCCGGTATGAAGGGATAGTGGATGACAGCTAGTACGACGGCTGAATTGTGACCTGGGATCCAGCGTCCAACCAGCAGGCCGCCGTCAGCAGTATTGCAGCATTGCGGGAAGAAAATCTTCAgcaccatgatggtgacttaAACAGTCAAGCAATGTTGAGATACACACTCCTGTATggataaaaaacataatgaaaacacaaacgTATTAAGCAGCttatatgcattttttatcTAAACCCATGTGTAGACCTGAATAAGCTTTAATGCACAACTCCGGAGTGTCAGATCAGAGATACACGCGTTGTTTTTATAGCGGCATCCACGGATCTAGTTCTTGCCCTTCAAAATGCATTGAACAGTCGGGTCGTTTCTATGGATACCACACGCTCGGGGCAAAAATTGATATCGATTCGCTAACTTACCACGATCTAATTCACAAGCAGAGATAGCCCACTAAATACAACAGTGTGTATTCAACctatttaaaagtattaaaagtaacGTTACCTTGTGGTAGATTGTGAAGGGCGAGGACTTAGAAGTTACTGTTATCTGATGACCGCCAACGAGCAAGCTAACTTTATTTTGCGAGTTGCCAAACGCTGGCATGCTCCCAGTTGAAAGATACGCGCAAAAATCATGAATGAATGATATCACTCATCAGTTCAAATTCTCAGCACAACCTTCCAGAGAAATTCGCTTTTTACAGCTCGTTTTGTTGATAGTCCGTCTTTTAATGTCCGCCGGGTGTAATCAAATTTTAGTTCCGACCTCAGAGGCTCAAAAATACCTTCGTTCTCTGTGTGCAAGAgagttgtgtgttttaaagaaaactttttttatttcaatcaaaTTGGTAGAAATGACCAAATCGTCCCAAAACCTCATAACCACAAGTGTCTGGCTGTAGCAATCGCTTAACCGcgatatttgtagtaaaactatagTAGATACAAATGGTAATCAATCTACCCAAAAGACATGGTTAGTACACTTTATGACTGTAAAACCTTGGTTAATTATCCTAAGGGGTATTTTATCAGAgacaaacaattttttaaagatttatctCGTGTTTCAAGCCCAGATTCTACTTACATGAACTGTCAATGGATGGATGTGCCTGAATGAAACGTTAGACTTACATTCTAACACAAAAGGGCCCACTAAAGAAACAGCCTTTCACTCCTGATAACAGATACACAAAACACGATAAGGCGTCAGTTTAAGGAGGgaactaaaacacaaaagaacaacCCTGTTAATGTAAAGAGTATTCATCACTGTCTGGGGGTTTGTGCTTCTTTATTTAGCATACATTCATGATAtattgcatttgtatttttaaatgaaatctaTATTTTGTTAGACATgcttaatgcaaaaaaaatctacttttgtACTCGGCATGTCAAGTTTCTTGCAAGTTTTTACATAGAAAATTCCAGGTAGGTTTAGTGATATCTTAAGAAATGAGTGCTgaccatatatttttatttatgctattttatttttgagatgTGGCCGTTTCTTATGAATAAAGCCTCAGTTTGGATGAACTAAAGTAAGACTTAGTTGTAGTTGCAATAtagatgtttatttgtttatttttagtacTTAGCTATTAATATGAAATTGCTTTCCAAAAGTAAGAATTTGTCAACAATATTTTGTCAaaaatgttcattctgagtcaGTAGGTCATAATTCAAGACAGATTATGATATACAGGCTCTAATAAAATTGATAATAACAATTGATAAtctaataaaaatgatacatATACACGactaaagacattttaatgacTCACTTAGCATTATAGGCATTATAGCATAAGCATTATAGACTAGCTTCTGTCAATGAACTGTATAAAGTATTCATGACTCCCAGAGGATGGCGCCAGAGTTGCATTATCtctcaaaaatatcaaaacctTTAAAAACTCTGGCAAATAAACTGAAAGTTGTTAATAATGTtgttaataattgtaatatcctaataaataattgaattaactACACTTTAATAGAGTTGTGCATACTTTTAATCATTGGAGATCTGCTTTAATGCAGCTGAAATGCAGTGACCGCAGGTACGTGACGTTATAGCTTTTTGTAACCACTCACCTATAACCTATTTACAttactttgtgtgtgtaatCACTTATGGAAAGCGTTGCATTTCTGGTAAAGAGTTCCATGACAGGTGCCTGTCACGTgattttctattttcattttctaGCCGCACATGAATGCATGGCTTTTTAACGACATACCCATCGCTCAATGAACAAGTTTTAATATAGGCttgatttataataataatacaaatgatggaaaactttataaacaactaaaataaagtttagtAAGTATTTAGTTAAATTAAGATCATTCGATTATAGTAATCCAACCTCATGACAGACAGACGTGGTTTTTGGTAAAGTTATTCCGTACAGAATATCAAATACCACATGATCTGAAATCATCTGCAGAAAAGAAGCAATACAAATCTCATAATATTAAACAATGTTATGCATAAATAAACGACATAACACGAGGGAAGAAGAATTAACAAGCATTCAAGGAATTGGAGCTCTGGATAAAGGGATAACGTACAGTCACGTGACttaagaaaagttcaaaatgaaagtgaaaaatTGCCGTAAAATGTAATCTCTTTGTCCGTTTTTTAAAGGAACTGTTGTTTATAGCTTGTGAAAGTATTTTGGGTATGAATAGGCTACTGTATGCACTAGCAAAGATATTGATTCACAGATAGTATTCTGAAGAAGCAGATTGATATGCATATAAGGGTTCGGTCTATATTTCCCCTCATTTATCACATATTTGAATAGATAACACGTGATTTAAGATTACACTGAAGTTCATTCATTCCAAACCCACGACATACGTAATTGTTTTAAGGAGGAACAGCACCACCTATCCAATTGTGTTGAAGTggtttcactttcattttaccGTAAAACTCTGCAATATAGAGCAAGACAGGGATGTTTAGGTAAAGGTCGCAAACAATGCATTTCACCTGTAAAGTTATCAGGTGAGAACATTTGTATTCATACAGGTATACACTGATCATGCGGATCGCATAGAGCTTTTCGCAGACCTTCTGCACTGTGGATTTGTTTAAATAGAACGTCATCATTTGTAGAGCACAGTAAGCTACAGTAAATAATACAGATATTGCTTTAGCAATACAAAGGCTTTGGGATTTCCAGAAAATACACACTTTGATAAAATACACTTCGGATGCGCTTTGTATAATCAGAACCAgaaggagctttattgccaagtaaggaatttgacttggcgACAGAAGcttagtgcagaagaaagtgcTGCAAACATAGTGTGAATATACATTAAAGTagattaaatgagaaaataaataaaaacaatgatgcACTATatacaaaaagtgaaaaaatatagacaaaaacaatatttagtGTACAGATATGTTATTTACAGATTATTAATTCAATGAGATGCACCTGTACTCAACCCTGATCTTAAGATACACTCATATATggatacaaaataaaatgatagcAAGATGTATAAATTGAAAAGATTATCCTAATCCATCAGTTTCCTCATCTGATAACGGACTGGTTTCCGAAAAATGGACAAATTATTTACATGTGTGTCTTCTGTTTAGATTCCTCTTCCTGGTGTGGAAGTGTATGTACCATATGCTCCACTAGTGGTCCTAGTACTGTAAATACAGTGTTTCAGAGAAATGCGTCAGAAACGAAAGCATAACCAGTAATTCTACTCCAAGGCaaacagttcattttaaagaaacatccACCCTCGAATTTGCATGACAGGAATTTCAGTTTCACAATGAGATCATTTAAACCAAACTGTAAGGAGCTTTACACTCCAAATCttacatttgtgttttggtGAAAGCTGATGTCATTCTTCTTGTTAAATGGGCATATGACACATATTGTTGATTCATATCACTTAAGGCTGGACCATAAAGACTGAAAGTACACACAGTGACTTTTTTTCacctaaaataatacaaaatgcaaACAATTGTTAGCACAAATCGCTTTTATAGTTGATAGTAGATTTCTGTGCAGGCGCAAGTGTGACTGATGCATGCAACGTCCATCACTGTTCACAAGAAGTGAAACTCATGGACGGATGTTTGCCTTGTCCACGGTTGTGGATTGGTACTAGAACCATTCTAGACCAAGATTAAGTTTCATTTACAGCTAATGCTTTACATACTCAAATTTGTCCACCTTAGTCATAAGAAATGGGAAACTGCATCCACGTGCATGCCATATTCTCAAAATTCCAACATCCAATTCTTTGTACTAGATGCAGGTTAGTGCTTTGATGCAtgatcacaaaaaaaatatgtttcactGTTACATATCCACTCCAAAAGGAAACAGCACCAGAAGTTTTTCATCCTTTAAAAACATGGCATATGACATCACAGTCAATCATACACATTTATGAATAAGGGTCAAATGTAGTTTAATGGTTAGTCTAGCGTATGTCATGGTTATTAAACCTCTTGTCACAATAGAAAAGGAGGTCTATCGTACGACCCGTGGACAACTTTTGTGATATAAATGTTACTTTAATTGTCACTTTTGGAAATGCTAAACGTTTAAAGTAGAGTACAAGGTGTTACGCTTCATGTACTTATTATCCCTGATTTCAGAGAAGAGCTTAAAGTGAACGGATTCCGGGAAATGGGCGGAGCCTTTAAGATACATTTAAAGCGACTTTCAGTTCATTGTGACATTAGATCAGACACACGCGAGCGCGCAGGAACTTAGAGCGCGCTGTAGAAATCTCTTGCCAGATCAAACAGCGGAATAAATCAATGGGAGTTCAAAACAAGTTGATTTTGGAAACGGAGACAAGAGTTTGTCAAAGTTGTATGGACTGCTCTTGGACCTCAGATTCGCTAAAACGGTAAGATCAGAACTGTACTGTACTGACTTTTGTATCTGAgtttgagtttgtttgtagTACGTTATAATGTAACGCTGTAAACTTTTCTTATGAATGCATAGAATGTGAGTTGATTTTAAAACGAACTGTTTAATGTTACCacgttatgttttttatacttttcaGGCTTAGCCTACGTTTAAACATGGGGTGTctttatagtttatattttacttttaaattggATTATTATGTGTCTTGACTGTGTGCATTTTGAATGATCTATTCAATGCTTTGTGTGACCTATAAAGATCTTTATGAATCAGAATATGAGTTATGCCTGATTCATGTCCAATACTGTTCAAATAGGACAtcatggcccggtttcacagacacggtttAGTTTAAGGCAGAAAtgtgccttagttgaattaagatatttacgTTGCTTTCACCAAAATGCTTAAGaagaataaaagacaaaaacgatGGCACTTACATATTTGAAGATATTTCCGGGCAATTTATATTCAGTTATGACAGGTCAAAccttcattttagtctgggactagccttaacacttctctgtgaaaccaggcctataatctaataatgaaatataatagCGTGTGATGCGTGTAAAacagtgtgtaatgtttatTTCGCAATGTTCGAAATGTCTGTGTCCATCCTCTTGCCAAAGTATTAACGGTGGTTGTCACTTTCTCCCCAACAGACAAATGAGCCTGATCTAGATGACCTTCCTGTGGTACGGAATGGAAGACCACACTGGTTGGTCTTTCCTGTAGGATGGTGGCGCACAGTTCAGTGGAAGGGAATCAAGGCACAGAAGAACCCAGATCGAGTACAGACGCTTCCCCAGAGGTCTCCCTATCCCGGGCCTCTAGATCTAGGCAGCTGGCCGACTCCTGGCCCATATTCGAGACACATTTCAGACCGTTCAACACCGAGAGAGACTTCAAGACCATCTCTAACACCACTTCTATGTTGGAGGAGAGTGGCTTCTACTGGGGTCCCATGACTGTGGAGGAGGCACATCATAAGCTGAAGAAAGAGCCAGTTGGAACTTTTCTCATGCGGGACAGTCGCCAGGGTCATGTCTTTTACACGCTCAGTTACAAAGCGGCAAACGGTCCTGTAAGCATTCGGATTAACTTCAAGAATTCCACATTCAGTTTGACCGGCAGCAAGGAAAATTTTGACTCTCTTTTCAAACTGCTGGAATATTACATCAAATCTCCTAAGAGGGCTCTGATCAGGCCTTATAGGAAAGAACCAGTGCAGTCTCTGCAGCAGCTATGTCGCAGAAGGATTATAGAAACATGTGGAGGAAAAGACATCGACCGCATCCCTGTGCATCCGATCCTCAAAGACTTCCTCCATGCCTTCCCTCATCCAATATGAAGACTAGACTCATCGCATTAAAGCGCTGCTCGAACACTCTTGATGGACTCCTCACGGTACTGCTCTGTTTTAGGAAGCAGGCATCATTTTGTAGCACATTTTGCAATATTTATCAAGAACACTTCGACAAAGTTTACATTGTCTCTGAATGTTTACACTATACGGGAAAATTGTTTTCCTGGCAATACGTTTCTGCTATGCAGAGAGAGATAATacacaatttttataaaaataataaatatatttgtaaagcaCTTAAAGAAATCgcacttttttatttggttttcacATGAACAACAAACACGAAggttgaatgaacaaaaaactaaaacaaaacttctttttttaacatctgTTTCAGTCAACTGTGAGAAAAACAATAGACAGCAATGTTATTGTTCTCAGTAACTGAAAATAGCCGTTGTtagaattatattatataaggGAGAAATCTTGGTGAGACTGGCATGTCACATTTTTGTCCTCAGATAGGCCTACATCTTGAGCATCACCCTTAATTTAACAAAGATCACCAGTTAAATCTTGGAATAATCCTCTCCTCTGAAACCAGCCCTTTGTCACAATGTGACATTTCacgtttaaaatatattttactagaTTACACTTGGAATTCTAAAACCGGGCGGGATTTATCGGAACTTGAAGCCAGACGTTCTGTACTAGACTAGTCTGATTAATCTAGTGAGTAGCGTGGTTGAGGGGTGGAGCTGTAGTGACCGTAAACTGCTTTTGGTTCAGACAGACATTTACAAGAAATGAGGTGGAGGGGTGTTGACTGACGGAGTGTGATGTGGAGGAGCATGTGATCTCCAAAGATACTCTTTACACGGTATCAATAAAATGGCTCAACACCTCTTTCAGGCTTACGCAGAAAAATGACTAAGAACAAAAGAATACACGGCGTCAGGGGTTCACGTAAACTCGAGCACTGCTTGGAATTCTGTGTTAGAAGGAAGTGATATGTACTCAGACAAATGAATAGTCATCATGAGATAACATCTTCCTCTCGTGTGACGTTAACTTCTTTTTATCTAAATGTGGCAATACATATGAtgtgtttggttccaaaatgagacaacttcggtctgaaaaaaaattaaaatcacatttttattgtgtaaattagCTGTATTTCTTGAGCTATGatggcttaaataaaaaactgctgCTTGATTAAAAACACGATTTTTATCTCCTAGGCTAgaggaaccaaactctttatataaCTATGTTTAAAATAACTCCAGGAAGTGTTGTATCTTCACAGTTATAAATTAATCATTGACTATTATTAGAGAATGATGTCTATTCCTGGTGTAGGAGTAGCCTGTCTTTATGAGGAAACACTTGATTATTCTCGTGAAATCAAGTTATCTTACTAGGAAGCGAGAGGGAAATCATTTGACGTTGTTTATCTAGGGACTTCTATATTACTTAAAACCTCAGAGTACAGAAATTACTGCTGAATGTGACatctatatgtttttttttacaggtgAATTTAACACAATTGAGTAAATAATCTTAAACgtttcattcattcaatcaACTCGGTAGCCTCATTTGATAGGCTTTGGCAGCTGAGGTGGCCTGTGAGGCTCTCGCCATAGCGGTGATGTGGTAGTGTTTATCAGTCTACCTTTTCTCGTACGACACAAAGTCGCGCAGTCACTTCCAGGAAAAGGGACAGTTGTGTTTCAATGAATAGCCCCTAATCTCCACTGCATCTGGCCTcagtttacacaaacacacagcacgCAGACACAGTTCCTGAGATGTGTATTTCCTTTTAGGAACCGCAACGCTCCTCTCTAGAACGCAGGCACATAACACACAAGCCTTTGTGGGTATTCTGCTCATAACAACGGCCCTTTAAACTTTTTGATACAGAATATATAGATTTATAGTGAAGACAGCGAAGATAATTCTTACTTCTCAAACTTGTATTATAAAGAGGAAcctttgtattttaataatggaTTCAGACTGTGTAACGTGGCTGTTTTTGTGCATTACATCAATAACTATTCATCGGCCAAATAAACGCTACCTTGGAAACTACTGACACAATATTAAACTGTTGCCTTTTAATCTATTCATGGTTATGATGCTGTAGACCCCTAGCAGCGGTTTTTACAAATTGACAAACCTCAAACCCAAATTCCAGGAAAGAGATATGGCTACCCACATAATGGTTACTATGACAACACTCTTTTGCCATTCCACATCAAGGTAGAAGGTCCACATTGCCTCCACTGAGAATATGTGGGAAGGACTTACAATTCAGTGATTCAAAAAGATAAAAGTGTCTCGTAGTGACAGAACACGGAGACCACCTTTCAGCAAGCACCTAACCCACTTTTCCATACAGTATTTAAGCAGGTGGGTTTCAAATGACCTCACCAGTGTAATGACGATTTATGTTGTTCTCTAGATTAATGGGCAGCAACAAGATCATATCACTCTTTTTTGAAAAATTCTgcttattttattgttgtaaagGACAAAAATAGgtcactcaaaaatgaacattaagtCATTATTTATCAAGCCATTCCATCTTTTTTCCTCAAAGTTTAAAAAGGAAGTCAGACAAGTTTGGATGAACATGACATGGAAAATTACCGACCAAATTACCGAAATAATGacaattttgttgttgtttaactCATACAATACGTTGTCTATATGGTTGAGACAATCTCTTCTTCAGATTCCTGACAAATACATCAGAGCAAAGAAGAAAGTAATGCAAGT
This region of Triplophysa dalaica isolate WHDGS20190420 chromosome 7, ASM1584641v1, whole genome shotgun sequence genomic DNA includes:
- the pigq gene encoding phosphatidylinositol N-acetylglucosaminyltransferase subunit Q, which encodes MVLKIFFPQCCNTADGGLLVGRWIPGHNSAVVLAVIHYPFIPGQVKKYLNELQSQTQVELIVLGSWSMPKDGQEGMDSFLNDLSTIFPQKCWLQLSREIGKTGFTCHVVQNNGKVVQDSEKKNGDGSSEKDQITLIHYDQRKVMLSQIHPLEEAKSDSGPSELRLVFQTVAQSQLLFSQDKYDDGPLKLTHWQSEGREASIIAELLKQVSVPVCFFLTWLLSLWHYFWSFRILNVRPVLFISSKMSTCVQSGHRALNFETAFSTKRAATHTDFMRKANIFVSFLVDVALGLLLISWLYRENRISKLANTLVPVADRVAKELQELLEWLMGAPAGLKMNRALDQVLGRFFLYHIHLWISYIHLMSPFIERILWYVGLSTCFGLTFALSILSDIVALLTFHIYCFYVYGARLYCLKIYGLSSLWRLFRGKKWNVLRQRVDSCSYDLDQLFIGTLLFTILLFLLPTTALYYLVFTLLRLVIVLFQGVIHLSVDFINSFPLFAIGLRICRPYRLAEGVKFSVLCEEPGTPLHLMMEINPIKFTSVLQLYRAPTYSCYPKDSWAALCKKLFVGELIYPWKQKKNAKTD
- the socs1a gene encoding suppressor of cytokine signaling 1a; its protein translation is MVAHSSVEGNQGTEEPRSSTDASPEVSLSRASRSRQLADSWPIFETHFRPFNTERDFKTISNTTSMLEESGFYWGPMTVEEAHHKLKKEPVGTFLMRDSRQGHVFYTLSYKAANGPVSIRINFKNSTFSLTGSKENFDSLFKLLEYYIKSPKRALIRPYRKEPVQSLQQLCRRRIIETCGGKDIDRIPVHPILKDFLHAFPHPI